A single region of the bacterium genome encodes:
- a CDS encoding UDP-N-acetylglucosamine 2-epimerase (non-hydrolyzing) has translation MSTSKAPVSIAVVVGTRPEAIKMAPVIRELKAAPARWRPLVVATAQHRELLDQVFRLFDIAPDRDLDIMQAGQSLFDVTERALRGLERAFGELAPDMVLVHGDTTTTFIGALAAYYLKIPVGHVEAGLRTGQRYSPFPEEKNRHLAGVLTDLHFAPTHKAAWNLRSEGVDGNDILVTGNTVIDALLTVAARREAPPGLPALPDLTGRRLLLMTAHRRESFGAPLERAFAALAAIATSHPDCLLVYPVHPNPNVKEPAARILGGLANVVLCEPLDYAPFVHLMKRSYAIVTDSGGVQEEAPSLGVPVLVMREVTERPEAVEAGTVRLVGTDPARIVRELGRLLDDPAAHAAMAAAVNPYGDGQAARRIVQRLAHRFHGENLPEPFAPFVREA, from the coding sequence ATGAGCACGAGCAAGGCCCCCGTCAGCATCGCCGTCGTCGTCGGGACGCGCCCCGAGGCGATCAAGATGGCCCCCGTCATCCGCGAGCTGAAGGCCGCGCCGGCCCGCTGGCGGCCCCTCGTCGTCGCCACGGCGCAGCACCGCGAGCTGCTCGACCAGGTCTTCCGCCTCTTCGACATCGCGCCCGACCGCGACCTGGACATCATGCAGGCCGGCCAGAGCCTCTTCGACGTCACCGAGCGCGCCCTGCGCGGCCTCGAGCGCGCCTTCGGCGAGCTGGCGCCCGACATGGTGCTCGTCCACGGCGACACGACGACCACCTTCATCGGCGCCCTGGCCGCCTACTACCTGAAGATCCCCGTCGGGCACGTCGAGGCCGGCCTGCGCACGGGCCAGCGCTACAGCCCCTTCCCCGAGGAGAAGAACCGCCATCTCGCCGGCGTGCTCACCGACCTCCACTTCGCGCCCACGCACAAGGCGGCCTGGAACCTGCGCAGCGAGGGCGTGGACGGCAACGACATCCTCGTCACGGGCAACACGGTGATCGACGCCCTGCTCACGGTGGCCGCGCGCCGCGAGGCGCCGCCCGGACTGCCCGCGCTGCCCGATCTCACGGGCCGCCGCCTGCTCCTGATGACCGCGCACCGCCGCGAGTCCTTCGGCGCGCCGCTGGAGCGCGCCTTCGCCGCGCTGGCGGCGATCGCGACCTCGCACCCGGACTGCCTGCTCGTCTACCCGGTGCACCCGAACCCGAACGTGAAGGAGCCGGCTGCGCGCATCCTCGGCGGGCTCGCGAACGTGGTCCTCTGCGAGCCGCTGGACTACGCGCCCTTCGTGCACCTGATGAAGCGCTCCTACGCGATCGTTACCGACAGCGGCGGCGTGCAGGAGGAGGCGCCGAGCCTCGGCGTGCCCGTGCTCGTGATGCGCGAGGTCACCGAGCGGCCCGAGGCCGTGGAGGCCGGCACCGTGCGCCTCGTGGGCACCGACCCCGCGCGCATCGTGCGCGAACTGGGCCGCCTGCTCGACGATCCGGCCGCCCACGCCGCGATGGCGGCCGCCGTGAATCCCTATGGCGACGGCCAGGCCGCGCGCCGCATCGTGCAGCGCCTGGCCCATCGCTTTCACGGGGAGAACCTGCCCGAGCCCTTTGCCCCCTTCGTCAGGGAGGCCTGA